DNA sequence from the Lysinibacillus sp. OF-1 genome:
TGCCCCTCACCTCTATTAGACATTGAAAGGCCCGACACAAAAGTAAAACCTCTATAACTTTTGTACGGGAGGGCTGAAATAACCGAGGAGTTGGCACATTTGCCTGAACGTAGATAATACTCTTACCTTAAAGTTAACCTCAATGTCATATCCTTAATAGGAAAAAAGCCAGTGAGTATCCATCTCGCACTGACCTAAAAAAAGGAGACAAATAAAAACACCTTTCGTTGAAAAACGGGTATTAAATACAAAACATTCAACGTGGAGGTGTTTTTTCTATGGGTACTAAACCAATCTCCTTTTTGTTTTACTTGTAATACATCTCAAAAGATTATTGACTACAGATTCTCTTCTGAACATTCTTTATTGACCATCTTTTTATTGTCAGTATGAATGCTTTTCATTCCTTCAAAAAACGAATACTCTTCCCTTAAACATTTCTCTAACTCTTCGTTATCCTGCGGAAGCTGTGCTAAGTAATGTTTAGAAAAATGAATCCTATTTTGGATTTCTTGTTGGTTCTGTGTTGTCGTTCCGTGTCCTGGTATATGGGTTGTTATTTGATGATGCAGTAAAATATCTTCAGCTTTACGAATAGTATTGACATAGTCTTTATAACTGCTAAAAATGAAAGGAAACTCAATATCTGACAAGTAATCTCCCGAAAGAAATAGCCCATACGGCTCTATCACTGTAAATAAACCATCATTCGTATGACCAGGTGCTTGATAAAATGTCATAGTTATCGAATCTAACTCTAATGTTTGCCCATCCTCTGAAACGACAATATCTACTGTTGGATATACAGGAGAATAGCTCCTCTGTATATAATAGCTTTGATCAAATTGTTTGATTTTTTGAATGCTTTTTGCTTTGTTCGGGTTTTTATCAAATTGTTTAGATGCAATTACCTTTGCTCCTGGAAAGGCCCCTGAACCAATAATATGGTCAAAATCGCTATGAGTGTAAATAATATATAGTTGCTTATCACCTTTCATGTTGTTTATGTAAGCCTGAATTTCTCCAATTTCGCTAGGTAACCAATTAGGATCTGTCATAATTATCGCTTCATTCGTTTGAATGATAGCCGAAGTAGTCATATACAATGCACTTTGAAAAACAGTAATATTATCTTTTTGGAATTGAATCATCATGAACCTTCCTTTTCCCCTTTTAAAAGGGAGCATCTTTAAGTGAGTATTTTAGATTTTGAACAGGAATTTCTTATTTATAGAGTTCGAGCAAAATCAGTAAATTCCTTCTTTAAGGAAAAGTGGAAGGTACTAGGAATTATTTTTTATGTACATATTTAATACAAAAGCATCTTTATTGATATCCTTTAGGATTAGCAACAGAATGTGATTTCTCTGTAGTTTTGTCGATTTTGAGAATCCATTCATTCCGATTTAATCTAGAAAGATTTTTTCTCGCTAAAATATTTTATGATATGATGTTTAGGTTGTTTATCTACTACACATTTATATTCATCTTAGAAAGAGGTATCTATGCACAACTCACAATTATCCAAGCGACATTGGTTACTCATTTTAACACTTACGTTATTGACATTTGTACTAGGGACAAGCGAATTTGTTATAGTCGGAATCTTAACTGATATTTCCTCAAGCCTTCAAATGACTAATGCAAAAGCAGGCACACTTGTTTCTGCATTTGCCATTACATTTGCTATTGCCACACCACTAGTGATGTCAGCAACAAGTCATTTTCCAAAGCGTAAATGGATGTTGTTTTTGATCCTTTCTTTCATCGTCCTCAATGCTTTTTGCGTCATTTCAACGAGCTACATCATGCTGCTTGTACTTCGTATTATGACAGCGATTGTAACAGGAGTATTAATCTCTCTAGCCATGATTGTTGCAAGCGAAACCATGCCGATAAACAAACGCGGACTTGCTATATCATTCGTTTTTGGTGGTTTCACACTAGCAAATGTCGTAGGAGTACCAATTGGTATTGTAATCGCAGGCTGGTATGGTTGGAATGCCACTTTCATGTTAACAACCTTTCTAGGTGGTTTGGCGTTTTTGGCATCCTTTTTTGTCTTACCTAATCAACTCAGCCAAGTACGTAGTTCGATACGGGATCAGTTTTCTTTAATGATCAAGCCGCGTATTTTAATGGCCTTTTTCATTCCTGCTCTAGGATTTGGGGCAACTTACGCTGTCTTTACGTACCTTGTTCCTATTTTGAAGGGAATGGGAGCACCAAATAATTCTATTAGTCTAATCTTATTTGGTTATGGGTTTATTTCGATTTTCAGCAATATCCTCGCCAGTAAAATTGCCAGTCATAATGCTATCGGTCGCCTTCGCTTTGTTTTTCTTGTGCAGGCTATTGTTCTGACAAGTTTATTTTGGACTACAAATCATTTTATTTTAGGGCTGGTCAATATTGGCTTAATGTCATTAATGGCTATCCTCTTAACAACATCTACTCAGCTTTATTTAATAGACCTCGCTGAAATTTACCAACCCAGTGCGAAAGGATTGGCTGCTTCACTTATGCCTGTAGCAAGTAACGTAGGTATCGCTTTTGGTTCTGCATTAGGTGGAATTGTTTATCATCAGGGAAATTTAATGAATGTTACATGGGTCGGTGGGATTGTTGCCGTCTGTGCAAGTTTGCTAACTTTTCTTAGTCACCATTTAGATCAAAAACTAGAGAAATCAGCATAAAAATGATAGAAACAATTGAAAATGCAATAAGACCTTTAAAATTAAACTAGGCAGATTCGCATTATAAAACGAATCTGCCTGTTTTACTTATAGCTCTGTCTCGTCAAAATGAACGGCATCTCTTGTGGAATATGCCTAATCAATGTTTTCAACGAGTTATCCTGTAATTAGATGTTTTTCTTTCATTGTACCAACTTGATTTAAAATCATTGCGCCAAACATTTGAATAATTGTCTTCACAATAATTTGTCCGAAAATGGCGGATGGTACGGCTTCCCAAGGTAATATATTAGCTCCAAGTGGACTCAAGCCGATTACTACGAAAATTGCAGAATCCAAAAATCCTCCAACAAGACCACTGTAGAACACACGCCAAGCCATTGGTAATTTTAATCGAGTATAGATTTCTGTATCAGCTGTTTCAGCGACAACAAATGATAGTGCTGACGCTACCACAATCAAAAGTGTATCCCCCAGTAGGAATGACACTACTGCTGATAAAATTAAAGCTGTAATAATAAATAAATACGTCTTTGCTCTACCATATTTATTTTGTACAAGGTCCCGAAAAATAAAGGTTGCCCCAATTAAAAACGTCCCCATTGGAACAATAAACATACCAAAGTGCAATGGTGCAAATGCTGCCGTTACTACATTAGCGATGACAATAGATAATAAATAAAACAATATTCTCATACTACTACTCCTCAATTTAAAAACATTTTTGTAATGGGACACTATACGCCTCTTTTATTTCCCCAAACAAGGGCATGTAACTGTGGTAGTACTTTAACATCTCTTAATTCTTCATCCTTCATCACTCTATCAATCAATGCATGATATTTATCCAATAAATGCATAATTAATTGTGAATTGTCAGTTGTCATGAGATCATCATTACCGACTTGAAGATAAAAAGGAATCATTGGATATCGATGGTGAATTTGTTTAGCATAATCGTAATCCTCTTGATTAAAAACGACTATTTTGAGAGATATATGGTGATTACTGTTTTGATTTTTAAGCTTTTCGAAGATATATGAGAGCACCGAATAGTCTGTGGTCATTCCAGAACTAGGTGGCTTTGGAGAAATGGTCAGTTCATCAATCTCATGCATCCATTTTTGCCACCTACTTCCCTGTGTTTCCACCCCAATTTTTATGTTGTTTTCTTTTAAAATGGCAATGAGCTCAGCTAAATGTGGATTGAGTGCAGGATTGCCGCCTGAAACCGTGACAAATGAGAAGCCATTGCCTCCAAGACGTTTCAACTCAGTCCAAATCTCTTCCGCTGTCATTTGGACAATCAGATGCTTTCCACTGCCATCCCAAGTAAACGATGAATCACACCAAGAACAGGAATAATCACAACCTGCAGTTCTCACAAACATTGTCTTCTGGCCAACTACCATCCCTTCACCTTGAATCGTCGGTCCAAAAATCTCGATAACAGGTACCTTACTCACCTTCCATCCACTCCCGTCTCGCTTCTGCATAGCTTGTCGGAGTTTCATATAACCTAATAAACTCTACACATGCACCGTTATAGCTTGGTTCATCAAGCAATGCCTCTGCCAACTTTTCATAAATCCAAACTACCATGTTTTCTGCTGTCGTATTCATGGGTGGAAGCGTTTCATTTAAATAACGATGATCCAAATGAATCTCTATTTTTTGTTTCCATATTTTTTTTATATCGCCAAAATCAATCATCAAACCGCGTTCATCTGTGTAGCCACTCAATCCCAATACTACACGATAGGTATGACCATGTAGGTTTTTACATTTTCCCTCATAATGATGTAAATGATGAGCAGCATCAAAGGTAAATTCTTTGCTTACAAGAACACGCTTTGCATGATAGTTCAATTGATCTCTTTGAATATCCTCATCTATTTTTTGGAGCTTATCGACGATTTTAAAATCTAACATCCCTTAAGACTCCTTCCTATAACGCAAATACTCATCAAGCCCTTTTTTTCGCAGTTTACATGCTGGGCATTCACCGCAACCATCCGCTATAACACCGTTATAGCAAGTCAACGTTCTTTCTCGAACAAATTCCAATGCCCCAAAACGATCAGCAAGCTCCCATGTCTGTGCCTTATTCAGCCACATCAACGGTGTATCAATAACAAAAGAATCATCCATCGATAAATTTAACGTTACATTCAAGGATTTAATAAAAACATCTCGGCAATCCGGATATCCGCTAAAATCTGTTTCACAAACACCCGTCACGATATGCTTAGCTCCTACTTGACTCGCTAAAACACCAGCAAATGAAAGAAAGAGAAGATTACGACCAGGCACAAAAGTCGATGGCAGCTCACCATTATCTCCGTCTTCTACTGTAATATCTTGTCGTGTCAAAGCATTCGGAGCAAGTTGGTTTAGGAGTGACATATCAAGAGTATGATGCTTGATTCCAAGTTCACTCGCTATCTCTTTTGCACATTCAATTTCAAGACGATGCCTTTGACCATAATCAAAAGTGACTGCCTCAACCTCTTTAAAACGTTCCCTTGCCCAAAACAAACAAGTTGTACTGTCCTGACCTCCACTAAATACAACAATTGCTTTTTCCTGCTTCATCTATAAAACTCCCTTATATCGAAAAAACAGCACTCTAAGAAAAAGTGCTGCTTTCTTCTTAGTTTTTTTAAGAGGGTAGCTAAAAACCTCTTTCTTGATATAACTATTCAAATCTTCATTTATCGATTATCAATTTTTTCTGGATTAAGATCGTGATTTATTAAACGATAATTGGCAATTTCCTCGTATTTCGTTCCTGGCTTCCCATAGTTACACCATGGATCGATCGAAATACCCCCACGTGGCGTAAACTTCCCCCAAACTTCGATATATCGAGGATCAAGCAATGCAATTAAGTCATTCATAATGATGTTAACGCAATCTTCATGGAAATCACCGTGATTTCTAAAACTGAATAAATACAATTTTAGTGATTTACTTTCAACTATTTTTTTATCTGGGATATAGGAAATGTACATCGTAGCAAAATCAGGCTGATGTGTAAGCGGGCATAAACTAGTAAACTCTGGACAATTAAATTTAACGAAATAATCTCGATTGGCATGCAGATTATCTACAGCCTCCAATACCTCAGGTGCATAATCATATGAATACTTTGTACCTTGATTACCTAATAGGGTTAAATCCTTTAATCCTTCTTCATGACTTCGGCCAGACATAAAAAAACCTCCTTGTAAAATGTTTCCCAACACTTTTCAAGAGAGGCATCACCAAGCATTCTATTTAAAACATACGTAAACACATAAAAAAAAGCCACGTCCAATATGGACATGGCATTATTGTCATGTTTCCATAGTTTTTTATAGAGGGTATCCGCTATGAACCTCTCCCGTTCTAGTCCGGGCATTCTTTTCTTCAATATCGTACAAAAAATAATACAGCACGTCAAATGGATTTTTTTAAAAAATCTTTCTTGGTTTGAAAGCATTACTAAAGAATTGATTCAAAGGATTTAGAATCGGATTTTTATATTTTCTTTAGAACCGTCGCACTTACTTATGGTACGGTTCTCCCTGTCTTACTAAGTAGTAAAGCGTCATCGTAATCAAACCAAAAAGTTATACACTTTATATCCTTTCGGTTTGGCTCAATTTCAATTTTTTTAATTAACGCTCTTAAAAGTAACTTTCTTTGTTCAAAGGTAGCGGTTTTGTATAGGCTATCGAAATGTTCAAGGGCTTGATAAATCGTCTCTTTAGTAATAGTTGATTCGCTTTGTAAATCTTCATATTCCCTTTCAACCCGCCTCTTTCTTTCCTCCATATCATCTATATCCTTTAGGATTGATTCGGCTTGC
Encoded proteins:
- a CDS encoding MFS transporter, encoding MHNSQLSKRHWLLILTLTLLTFVLGTSEFVIVGILTDISSSLQMTNAKAGTLVSAFAITFAIATPLVMSATSHFPKRKWMLFLILSFIVLNAFCVISTSYIMLLVLRIMTAIVTGVLISLAMIVASETMPINKRGLAISFVFGGFTLANVVGVPIGIVIAGWYGWNATFMLTTFLGGLAFLASFFVLPNQLSQVRSSIRDQFSLMIKPRILMAFFIPALGFGATYAVFTYLVPILKGMGAPNNSISLILFGYGFISIFSNILASKIASHNAIGRLRFVFLVQAIVLTSLFWTTNHFILGLVNIGLMSLMAILLTTSTQLYLIDLAEIYQPSAKGLAASLMPVASNVGIAFGSALGGIVYHQGNLMNVTWVGGIVAVCASLLTFLSHHLDQKLEKSA
- the queE gene encoding 7-carboxy-7-deazaguanine synthase QueE, with the protein product MSKVPVIEIFGPTIQGEGMVVGQKTMFVRTAGCDYSCSWCDSSFTWDGSGKHLIVQMTAEEIWTELKRLGGNGFSFVTVSGGNPALNPHLAELIAILKENNIKIGVETQGSRWQKWMHEIDELTISPKPPSSGMTTDYSVLSYIFEKLKNQNSNHHISLKIVVFNQEDYDYAKQIHHRYPMIPFYLQVGNDDLMTTDNSQLIMHLLDKYHALIDRVMKDEELRDVKVLPQLHALVWGNKRGV
- the queF gene encoding preQ(1) synthase; the encoded protein is MSGRSHEEGLKDLTLLGNQGTKYSYDYAPEVLEAVDNLHANRDYFVKFNCPEFTSLCPLTHQPDFATMYISYIPDKKIVESKSLKLYLFSFRNHGDFHEDCVNIIMNDLIALLDPRYIEVWGKFTPRGGISIDPWCNYGKPGTKYEEIANYRLINHDLNPEKIDNR
- a CDS encoding MBL fold metallo-hydrolase; its protein translation is MIQFQKDNITVFQSALYMTTSAIIQTNEAIIMTDPNWLPSEIGEIQAYINNMKGDKQLYIIYTHSDFDHIIGSGAFPGAKVIASKQFDKNPNKAKSIQKIKQFDQSYYIQRSYSPVYPTVDIVVSEDGQTLELDSITMTFYQAPGHTNDGLFTVIEPYGLFLSGDYLSDIEFPFIFSSYKDYVNTIRKAEDILLHHQITTHIPGHGTTTQNQQEIQNRIHFSKHYLAQLPQDNEELEKCLREEYSFFEGMKSIHTDNKKMVNKECSEENL
- the queD gene encoding 6-carboxytetrahydropterin synthase QueD, with amino-acid sequence MLDFKIVDKLQKIDEDIQRDQLNYHAKRVLVSKEFTFDAAHHLHHYEGKCKNLHGHTYRVVLGLSGYTDERGLMIDFGDIKKIWKQKIEIHLDHRYLNETLPPMNTTAENMVVWIYEKLAEALLDEPSYNGACVEFIRLYETPTSYAEARREWMEGE
- the queC gene encoding 7-cyano-7-deazaguanine synthase QueC; this encodes MKQEKAIVVFSGGQDSTTCLFWARERFKEVEAVTFDYGQRHRLEIECAKEIASELGIKHHTLDMSLLNQLAPNALTRQDITVEDGDNGELPSTFVPGRNLLFLSFAGVLASQVGAKHIVTGVCETDFSGYPDCRDVFIKSLNVTLNLSMDDSFVIDTPLMWLNKAQTWELADRFGALEFVRERTLTCYNGVIADGCGECPACKLRKKGLDEYLRYRKES
- a CDS encoding VUT family protein codes for the protein MRILFYLLSIVIANVVTAAFAPLHFGMFIVPMGTFLIGATFIFRDLVQNKYGRAKTYLFIITALILSAVVSFLLGDTLLIVVASALSFVVAETADTEIYTRLKLPMAWRVFYSGLVGGFLDSAIFVVIGLSPLGANILPWEAVPSAIFGQIIVKTIIQMFGAMILNQVGTMKEKHLITG